From Triticum urartu cultivar G1812 chromosome 2, Tu2.1, whole genome shotgun sequence, a single genomic window includes:
- the LOC125541434 gene encoding uncharacterized protein LOC125541434, which yields MGNCFHTAHGRRGVDAVHCTKKSAVPVEEEMEKATPPVKEVKIRITRKQLEDLLRRLDQEDGCSGAVISELLCMTSGSNFRHRGQTAHWTPALQSIPE from the coding sequence ATGGGCAACTGTTTCCACACAGCGCATGGCCGTCGCGGCGTCGACGCCGTGCATTGCACCAAGAAGAGCGCGGTGCCGGTGGAGGAGGAGATGGAGAAGGCTACTCCACCGGTGAAGGAGGTGAAGATCAGGATCACGAGGAAGCAGCTGGAGGACCTGCTGCGGCGCCTCGACCAGGAGGACGGCTGCAGCGGCGCCGTCATCTCGGAGCTCCTCTGCATGACGAGCGGCTCCAATTTCCGGCACAGGGGGCAGACCGCTCACTGGACGCCGGCGCTGCAGAGCATACCGGAGTGA